In one Puniceicoccus vermicola genomic region, the following are encoded:
- the fabG gene encoding 3-oxoacyl-ACP reductase FabG: MSEQVEEKKTALVTGASRGIGLAIARELGSLGFRVLCVARSEESASKAVEAVRADGGEAEAYGVDVSDSKAVAAASEEILKKYECVDVLVNNAGITRDMLFIRMSEDDWDAVLQTNLNSCFYWSKNLIRPMTRRRWGRVINISSVIGLTGNAGQANYAAAKAGMIGFTKSLAKELAARSITVNSVAPGFIQTDMTNELGEDIQGNILKMIPLKRMGKPEDIAATVGFLAGPNAGYITGQVFTVDGGMVM, encoded by the coding sequence ATGTCAGAGCAAGTTGAAGAGAAAAAGACAGCCCTCGTTACTGGGGCTAGTCGGGGAATTGGACTCGCGATCGCTAGGGAACTCGGAAGCCTCGGTTTTCGCGTTTTGTGTGTCGCCCGATCAGAGGAATCCGCATCGAAGGCCGTCGAGGCAGTTCGCGCGGATGGCGGAGAGGCGGAAGCCTATGGAGTCGATGTTTCTGATTCGAAGGCGGTTGCTGCGGCCTCGGAAGAGATTTTGAAAAAGTACGAGTGCGTCGATGTTCTCGTAAATAATGCCGGGATTACCCGCGACATGCTGTTTATTCGCATGAGCGAGGATGATTGGGACGCGGTGCTGCAGACTAATTTGAACAGCTGCTTCTATTGGTCGAAAAATTTAATTCGTCCGATGACCCGTCGCCGTTGGGGCCGGGTTATCAATATTTCTTCGGTGATCGGTTTGACCGGCAATGCAGGTCAGGCGAACTACGCAGCCGCCAAGGCGGGGATGATCGGTTTCACCAAGAGTTTAGCGAAGGAGTTGGCCGCTCGGTCGATTACAGTAAACTCCGTAGCGCCCGGATTTATTCAAACGGACATGACGAATGAATTGGGCGAAGATATTCAAGGGAACATCCTTAAGATGATCCCTCTCAAGAGGATGGGGAAACCAGAGGATATCGCCGCGACTGTGGGCTTCCTCGCGGGTCCAAATGCAGGATACATCACCGGTCAGGTTTTTACGGTTGACGGTGGTATGGTCATGTGA
- a CDS encoding acyl carrier protein, which yields MAEKSIEDRVKEIIVNQLNVNEEQVTPEASFLDDLGADSLDTVELIMAFEEEFKDQINGEIPESDAEKLLTVGSVVEYIKSKSS from the coding sequence ATGGCAGAGAAATCCATCGAAGACCGCGTCAAGGAGATCATTGTAAATCAGCTCAACGTCAATGAAGAGCAGGTTACACCTGAAGCTTCTTTTCTCGACGATTTGGGCGCCGACTCGCTGGACACGGTTGAGTTGATCATGGCTTTTGAGGAGGAGTTCAAGGATCAGATTAACGGAGAAATCCCAGAGTCTGACGCCGAGAAACTTCTTACCGTCGGCAGCGTCGTCGAATACATCAAGAGCAAGTCTTCCTGA
- a CDS encoding MarR family winged helix-turn-helix transcriptional regulator yields the protein MTKINEDRDRAAIAAAQWRAERPDIDAFPMEVIGRLTELGLIIARDRLNPIFAKFGLQNGEFDVLATLRRTGGTYSLTPTALYQATMISSGGMTARIDRLEKAGLIERSKHPTDRRGTLVGLTERGKALIDEMLEVHVENERAVLAPLTSDEQKTLNDILRKLINGSI from the coding sequence ATGACAAAAATAAACGAAGACAGAGACCGCGCCGCCATCGCCGCAGCTCAGTGGCGAGCCGAGCGCCCGGATATCGACGCTTTTCCCATGGAGGTGATCGGGCGGTTGACCGAGTTGGGGTTGATCATCGCCAGGGACAGGCTCAATCCGATCTTTGCGAAGTTCGGGTTGCAGAACGGCGAGTTCGATGTGCTGGCGACGCTGCGCCGCACTGGGGGAACCTATTCGCTGACACCAACGGCCCTTTACCAGGCAACGATGATTTCGTCTGGTGGAATGACGGCGCGGATTGACAGGCTGGAGAAGGCTGGCCTGATCGAAAGAAGCAAGCATCCGACTGATCGGCGAGGCACACTTGTCGGCTTAACGGAAAGAGGAAAGGCGCTGATTGATGAAATGCTGGAGGTTCATGTCGAGAATGAGCGTGCGGTCCTCGCTCCTCTGACCTCGGACGAGCAAAAAACGCTGAACGATATCCTGCGGAAGCTTATTAATGGTTCCATCTAG
- a CDS encoding pseudouridine synthase gives MKSEIRLQKFLSQSGVCSRRKAEELIREGRVEVDDRIALIGESIVAGSAVVRVDGKRIIARQQDHLTLVLNKPRHYVCTNADPHQDQTVFDLLPKIWQDPRMICAGRLDKDTEGLLILTTDGDLAQRLTHPSKRVIKRYQVRVQRDLQGDDIPKLLRGRTLEGQWLQFDKIIPPKHKGSEFEVHLDHGKKREIRRLLESFGYLVKKLKRTQIGAYKMRGLARGQARPLKSSEIKALLAPARENER, from the coding sequence GTGAAGTCTGAAATTCGTCTCCAAAAATTCCTTTCCCAGTCGGGAGTGTGCTCGCGCCGCAAGGCCGAGGAGCTTATCCGCGAGGGCCGTGTCGAGGTCGATGACCGCATCGCCCTGATTGGCGAGTCAATCGTTGCAGGCAGCGCCGTGGTCCGTGTCGATGGCAAGCGAATCATCGCCCGCCAGCAGGATCATCTCACCCTAGTCCTCAATAAACCGCGCCACTACGTCTGCACGAACGCAGACCCCCATCAGGATCAGACCGTCTTCGATCTTCTGCCCAAAATCTGGCAGGATCCGCGGATGATCTGCGCCGGACGACTCGACAAAGATACGGAAGGGCTCCTGATCCTCACCACCGATGGTGACCTTGCCCAGCGATTGACCCACCCCTCCAAGCGGGTCATCAAGCGCTACCAAGTACGAGTTCAGCGGGATCTTCAAGGGGACGACATCCCCAAACTCCTCCGCGGCCGCACTCTGGAGGGGCAATGGTTGCAATTCGACAAGATCATTCCCCCGAAACACAAGGGTTCTGAATTCGAGGTGCACCTGGATCACGGCAAGAAGAGGGAGATCCGTCGTCTTCTCGAGTCCTTCGGCTACCTCGTCAAAAAGCTGAAGCGCACGCAGATCGGGGCCTACAAAATGAGAGGCTTGGCGCGCGGACAAGCAAGGCCGCTCAAATCCAGCGAAATCAAAGCTCTTCTCGCTCCGGCACGGGAAAACGAGCGCTGA
- a CDS encoding MFS transporter — MPVSKNTPFTNPKAMNSRESLPVGKLLTFTVAGFLAIMTENMPAGLLPQISVSLGVSEAMAGQTVTLYALGSVVAAIPVIAVTRSWNRRPLFLLAIAGLMIFNILTAVSAHYGLTLLARFIAGMSAGVVWGLVAGYARRLAPRHLQGRALAIVGVGQPIALSLGVPLGAWLGGLFDWRAVFWIMSAIGLLLMAWVRLGVPDFPGQAEHQRLPVKRIFLIPGIRPVLLVLLAWILAHNILYTYIAPFLDASGTGLRVEMILFSFGIAAVVGILGTGALVDRHLRYVTLISLAAFAIAVALLAIPHGSATLVLAGVIIWGLTFGGSPTLLQTALADSAGEHADVAQSIFVTVFNLAVAGGGLIGGLVIDAVGPKWLPMTLIPLVVVALATTWQAKAYGFRTGRRGA; from the coding sequence ATGCCAGTCTCAAAAAACACTCCGTTCACAAATCCCAAAGCAATGAATTCCCGGGAGAGTCTCCCAGTCGGAAAGTTGCTGACATTCACGGTCGCAGGGTTTCTCGCCATCATGACCGAGAACATGCCCGCTGGGCTCCTCCCCCAGATTAGCGTGAGCCTTGGCGTATCGGAAGCCATGGCCGGGCAGACGGTGACGCTATATGCGCTCGGTTCAGTGGTGGCGGCCATCCCGGTCATCGCGGTGACTAGAAGCTGGAATCGCCGCCCACTGTTCTTGCTGGCGATTGCGGGATTGATGATCTTCAACATCCTGACCGCCGTATCGGCGCATTATGGACTCACGCTTCTCGCGCGCTTCATCGCGGGCATGTCGGCGGGGGTGGTCTGGGGGCTGGTCGCGGGCTACGCAAGACGACTCGCGCCGCGGCACCTGCAAGGCCGGGCGCTCGCCATTGTCGGCGTCGGCCAACCCATTGCGCTATCGCTCGGGGTGCCACTGGGTGCCTGGCTCGGTGGCCTGTTCGACTGGCGCGCGGTCTTCTGGATCATGTCCGCCATCGGCTTGCTCCTCATGGCTTGGGTGCGGCTTGGAGTCCCCGACTTTCCCGGTCAGGCAGAACACCAGCGCCTGCCAGTGAAAAGGATCTTCCTGATTCCTGGAATCCGCCCGGTGTTGCTGGTACTGCTCGCCTGGATATTGGCGCACAACATCCTTTACACCTACATCGCGCCGTTCCTCGATGCGTCCGGCACAGGATTGCGGGTCGAGATGATTCTATTCAGCTTCGGAATAGCGGCGGTTGTCGGAATTCTGGGGACGGGTGCCCTGGTAGATCGACACTTGCGGTATGTGACGCTCATCAGCCTCGCCGCCTTCGCCATCGCCGTAGCCTTGTTGGCGATACCCCATGGATCAGCGACGCTGGTTCTGGCTGGAGTCATCATCTGGGGGCTGACCTTCGGCGGTTCGCCGACCTTACTTCAGACAGCACTTGCCGATTCCGCGGGAGAACATGCAGATGTCGCCCAATCGATTTTTGTCACCGTCTTCAACCTCGCCGTCGCAGGCGGAGGGCTGATCGGAGGACTAGTGATCGACGCAGTCGGGCCGAAATGGCTGCCGATGACCCTGATTCCGCTAGTCGTCGTTGCGCTGGCGACAACATGGCAGGCGAAAGCCTACGGCTTTCGAACTGGACGCAGAGGAGCCTAA
- a CDS encoding DMT family transporter: MSGRNSDLLLTTIAPVIWGSTYLVTTQFLANFSPMTVAMLRALPAGLLLLLIVRELPTGLWWIRTFALGALNFSIFWSLLFVSAYRLPGGVAATIGAVQPLIVIVLAHFWLGNKIRLLSILAAMIGLGGVAVLVLTPETTLDPIGIAAAFAGAFSMACGIVLTRKWQPPVSSLTFTAWQLTAGGILLVPFALLLEPTIPVPTPANMMGLVWLGLIGAALSYILWFRGVAKLDAAVVSSLGFLSPVTAVLLGWCFLNQNLTPPQIIGALFVIVSIWLGQRETPIARKRQTQCAHSR, encoded by the coding sequence ATGAGTGGACGCAATTCGGATCTTCTCCTGACCACAATTGCCCCAGTCATCTGGGGCAGCACCTACCTTGTCACGACGCAATTCCTGGCCAATTTTTCCCCGATGACGGTAGCCATGCTACGCGCATTGCCAGCCGGCCTCCTATTGCTCCTGATCGTGAGGGAGCTGCCGACTGGCCTATGGTGGATTCGGACCTTCGCACTCGGTGCGCTCAACTTCTCGATTTTCTGGAGTCTGTTGTTCGTCTCTGCCTATCGGCTGCCGGGCGGTGTTGCAGCAACAATCGGGGCGGTGCAACCGCTGATCGTCATCGTGCTCGCCCACTTCTGGCTCGGAAATAAAATCCGCTTGCTGTCAATTCTTGCCGCCATGATCGGCCTCGGCGGGGTAGCCGTTCTGGTTCTGACACCAGAAACGACCCTTGATCCGATCGGAATCGCCGCCGCTTTCGCAGGGGCTTTTTCGATGGCATGTGGCATCGTATTGACCCGCAAATGGCAACCGCCCGTCTCATCGCTGACTTTCACCGCCTGGCAATTGACGGCCGGAGGAATTCTGCTCGTACCCTTCGCCTTGCTTCTCGAACCGACCATCCCCGTGCCAACTCCGGCGAACATGATGGGCCTGGTGTGGCTAGGGCTGATCGGCGCTGCGCTGAGCTACATTCTCTGGTTCCGTGGTGTGGCCAAACTGGATGCAGCGGTGGTGTCATCCCTCGGGTTTCTCAGCCCAGTGACAGCCGTTCTCTTAGGATGGTGCTTCCTCAATCAAAATCTGACCCCACCCCAAATTATCGGTGCTCTATTTGTCATCGTCAGTATCTGGCTCGGCCAACGCGAAACGCCTATCGCGCGGAAGAGGCAAACACAATGCGCCCACAGTCGATAG
- the fabF gene encoding beta-ketoacyl-ACP synthase II: MEKRKVVVTGLGIVTSLGKSIDEYWESLLAGKSGIGNVSRFDASSYTCQVGAEVNDFDPAEYMDAKEARRNDRYTQFAVAGTRLALQDAALDPSTLDPSRIGVLIGSGIGGMETIEKQSFALFERGPRKVSPFMIPALIANMASGVVAIEINARGPNFGLVSACATGSHSIGESAQMIRDGRADIMIAGGSEAAITRLGYAGFCSMKAMSTNFNDDPQKASRPFDMNRDGFVMGEGSGILILESEESAKARGARIYCEVAGYAATCDAHHITMPDPEGKGLAEALRGALEDGGITTSEVDYVNAHGTSTKYNDKFETLAVKNVFGEHAQNLLMSSTKSMTGHLLGAAGGIEAAACCKAIETGKIPPTINYEEPDPDCDLNCVPNKAIEAKVDVAVTNNLGFGGHNTSIAFRRYA, encoded by the coding sequence ATGGAAAAGCGAAAGGTTGTCGTCACGGGACTCGGAATCGTCACTTCCCTCGGGAAGTCGATCGACGAGTATTGGGAATCTCTCCTTGCTGGGAAATCCGGCATTGGGAATGTGTCCCGCTTTGATGCTTCGTCATACACGTGCCAGGTCGGTGCTGAAGTCAATGACTTCGACCCCGCTGAGTACATGGACGCGAAGGAGGCCCGTCGAAACGACCGCTACACTCAGTTTGCAGTAGCAGGCACCCGCCTGGCTCTCCAAGACGCTGCTCTCGACCCATCGACGCTCGATCCCTCACGGATCGGAGTTTTGATCGGTTCGGGAATCGGCGGAATGGAGACGATTGAGAAGCAATCTTTTGCTCTCTTCGAGCGGGGCCCGCGCAAAGTGTCGCCTTTCATGATTCCCGCCCTGATTGCCAATATGGCGTCTGGGGTGGTGGCGATTGAGATCAACGCCCGCGGACCGAATTTCGGTCTCGTGAGTGCTTGCGCCACCGGATCTCACTCGATCGGGGAATCGGCTCAGATGATTCGGGATGGTCGTGCGGATATCATGATTGCCGGAGGGAGCGAAGCCGCCATTACCCGATTGGGTTATGCTGGTTTCTGCTCGATGAAGGCCATGAGCACCAACTTCAACGACGATCCGCAGAAGGCCAGCCGCCCATTTGATATGAATCGTGACGGATTCGTGATGGGAGAAGGCTCTGGAATCCTGATTTTGGAGTCGGAAGAATCGGCGAAAGCCCGAGGCGCTCGCATATATTGCGAAGTCGCGGGATATGCCGCGACTTGCGATGCCCATCACATCACCATGCCGGATCCGGAAGGAAAAGGTTTGGCCGAAGCCCTACGGGGCGCATTGGAGGATGGTGGGATCACGACGTCAGAAGTGGACTACGTGAATGCGCACGGAACCTCGACGAAGTATAACGACAAGTTCGAGACTCTCGCGGTGAAGAATGTTTTTGGCGAGCACGCCCAAAATCTACTGATGTCTTCGACGAAGTCGATGACGGGGCACCTTCTCGGTGCGGCTGGAGGAATCGAAGCGGCGGCTTGCTGTAAAGCGATCGAGACGGGGAAGATTCCTCCCACCATCAATTACGAAGAGCCCGATCCGGATTGCGATCTCAACTGCGTTCCCAACAAGGCGATCGAGGCAAAAGTCGATGTGGCCGTGACCAACAACCTTGGGTTTGGTGGTCACAATACTTCGATTGCGTTCCGTCGGTACGCCTAA